The following is a genomic window from Gloeocapsa sp. PCC 73106.
TTTGATGGTGGATTTTTGGTTGGCCAATATTTTAAGTAAAGCAATTGTTAAACCAATTCAAAGATTACAAAGAGCGACACAGAGATTTGCCCAAGGCGATCGCAATGTGCGTTCCCCAATAGTTAACCAAGATGAAGTAGGACAATTAGCCTCCACCTTTAACTATCTAGCGGATAATATTTCTCAATCAGAACGGGAAAAAGCTCTAGAAGCTCAACAAAAAGAATCATTCAGTAACATTGTCCAAGCGCGTTCTGCACCAGAGTTAAGCGCACCCTTAGAGCAAGTACTTAGAGAAGCTAAAACAGAACTCGGAGTAGATCGCCTGTTCGTCTATCGTTTCTTAGCTGATTGGACTGGTTGTATCGCCGGGGAAGTGGTAGAAGCGGGATTCCCTGCAGCAGGGAGCGCCGAGCATCAGATTTCTTTAATGGATCTCGATTTATTGGAAGGGTATAAACAGGGGGAAGTCGTTGCTCACCAAAACATCGACCAGGGAGGTTATGCGCCAGAGCAACTGCAATGGTTAAAACGCCTGAAGATTAAATCTAATTTAATAGCACCCATCGTTTCCGGAGAAGAGCTGATCGGTTTAATTTACGCAGCTCATTGTCAAACCTATCATGATTGGGAACCTTCAGAAAAAGATTATCTTCAATCTCTAGCAGAGCGTTTAGGTCAAGCTTTATCAGGATTGGCATTTTTAGAGAGAAAGCAAGCAGAAGCAGAACGCACCGAGCAACAAAGTCAGACGATTCAGGGAGAATTGTTGAGATTACTGACCGACGTAGAAGGAGCCGCCAGTGGGAATCTCACCGTACGCGCTAACATCAGTGAGGGACAAATTGGTATCGTAGCTGACTTTTTTAACGTTATTTTGGAGAGTCTACGGGATATTGTGACTCAGGTGAAAAAGACCACGACTCAAGTTAACCAGTCTCTGGGGGAAGAAGCGAAGGGAGTCTATCAATTAGCGGATGAATCTCGTCAACAAGCCCAAAAAATTCAAGAGATGCTTAACTGGGTTCAAGCTATGTCCTATTCGATTCAAGCGGTAGCAGAAAACGCGGGATCTGCCGCTAGTGTAGCTCGTAACGCCTCTGAGGTGGCTAAAGCGGGAGAAACGGGGATGACTCAAACCGTGGATAGTATTCTCAATCTGCGCGAAACCGTATCCACTACGGCTAAGAAGGTAAAACGTCTCGGGGAAGCGTCTCAGAAGATTTCTAAGGTAATTGCTTTAATTAATGAGATTGCTTTGAAAACAAACCTGTTGGCAGTTAATGCTAGTATTGAGGCAGCCAGAGCAGGAGAGGAAGGACGAGGTTTCGCCGTGGTAGCGGAAGAAGTAGGACAACTAGCAGCTCAATCCGCTGCGGCAACTAAGGAAATTGAACAAATTGTTGAGACGATTCAATTAGAGACTCACGAAGTGGTAGAAGCTATGGAAATAGGTACCGCTCAAGTAGTTGAGGGAACGGATTTAGTCACTAAAGCTAAGGAAAGTTTAAGACAAATCGTCGCTGAATCTCAGCAAATTAATGATTTAGTACAGAATATTTCTGAGGTAACTGTATCCCAAACTCAAACCTCTCAAGAGTTGACGGATTTAATGAAGGAGATCGCCTTAATCTCTAATCAAACCTCAGAAGCTTCTCAGGATATTTCTTCTTCCTTGGAGAAAACGGTGGCGATCGCTCAAGAATTACAAGCCTCGGTAGAAATGTTTAAGGTTGAATAAGATTATGTCCTACTATCAGGAACAACAAATTCGTCAACAATTCCTAGATGAAGCTGAAGAGTATGTCAAAATTATCGAATCTGGCTTAATAGGGCTCGCTAGTAGACCCCTAGAGAGCGATCGCCTCGAAGCAATGGGGCGCGCTTGTCATTCCCTTAAAGGGGGCGCGGGATTGATGAATTATCTCACTCTGAGCGATTTAGCTCATACCCTGGAAGATTGTTTTAATGGGTTTTATCCTGGTTATATTTGCGATCGCTTAGAAACAGAGCAGCTACTCCTGGAAAGCGTGGACTGCTTCAATTACTGTATCACACAATACCGTCAAG
Proteins encoded in this region:
- a CDS encoding methyl-accepting chemotaxis protein, with product MTKQFDLKQKTEARSLLQQDLKPKYTPIEREVSNPSQSPLKKWFSNLPVNRKQLLALLASEFFSVVGIAGVGSYLIWNTGHQQLREQSKSEVAVTQINYMIKINQMGFGFRGQSDNTAIISAAVKSAKGEKLPAELQQQVKQILMGEITARQIEYATLVGKDQKIIMNANGNRKGETFNPNNLVTQVLQSGQQLKASAIVAWVDLVKEGSPLPEGLNEQDALIRYTATPVKDPSTKEIVGVLISGDIVNGKLPIAKSTLESFEGGYSGVYYRKPDGSFALATSLLETKEGDKKPNIAFPEPELLQKAVNNPGERITQRGVNIDGQVNTTTAMTLPDLWQQTPEGPVPVAQSNPPVTILVRGTSENSLNKLLLNTLLIQLGLVGLALMVDFWLANILSKAIVKPIQRLQRATQRFAQGDRNVRSPIVNQDEVGQLASTFNYLADNISQSEREKALEAQQKESFSNIVQARSAPELSAPLEQVLREAKTELGVDRLFVYRFLADWTGCIAGEVVEAGFPAAGSAEHQISLMDLDLLEGYKQGEVVAHQNIDQGGYAPEQLQWLKRLKIKSNLIAPIVSGEELIGLIYAAHCQTYHDWEPSEKDYLQSLAERLGQALSGLAFLERKQAEAERTEQQSQTIQGELLRLLTDVEGAASGNLTVRANISEGQIGIVADFFNVILESLRDIVTQVKKTTTQVNQSLGEEAKGVYQLADESRQQAQKIQEMLNWVQAMSYSIQAVAENAGSAASVARNASEVAKAGETGMTQTVDSILNLRETVSTTAKKVKRLGEASQKISKVIALINEIALKTNLLAVNASIEAARAGEEGRGFAVVAEEVGQLAAQSAAATKEIEQIVETIQLETHEVVEAMEIGTAQVVEGTDLVTKAKESLRQIVAESQQINDLVQNISEVTVSQTQTSQELTDLMKEIALISNQTSEASQDISSSLEKTVAIAQELQASVEMFKVE